Proteins encoded within one genomic window of Hermetia illucens chromosome 2, iHerIll2.2.curated.20191125, whole genome shotgun sequence:
- the LOC119648887 gene encoding E3 ubiquitin-protein ligase XIAP-like, with protein MAFSSKGVIYALETFESAPEHIKHKSKEFVAAGLLYTGEYNEVYCETCEVKINAPNEDIDPWVSHHNAKPDCLYLNIIQKYVPGQSVPLEEENKCDLTKFLSFVATSYDKAPAALKAKAARLTMSGFYYTGRGDQIECCSCKETYESLPRDVDPWEWHLKSKPNCEYVQLVQKYALIDGSGSQDLPAKVASYEKSPDVLKKNSGQYAMAGFFYTGYSDRVHCRSCNLTLSDVTDATDPWKEHAKFQPDCEYITIVQKFGILNAMNQQDLPTNLESYSKAPAVLKKAARRCALAGFVYTGYSDQVLCRSCNTSISEWTEHDDPWEKHITSAPNCKYVETLKKHELIDLTDQDLLTKITSFELAPRNLRKIRGRFALAGFFYTGQGDRVKCYSCGFNQANWPDETDPWQEHLDNSPDCRYVKLLQEHDVFPQEDNINEDDSENETI; from the coding sequence ATGGCGTTCTCTTCAAAAGGTGTCATCTACGCGCTTGAAACATTCGAAAGTGCGCCCGAACATATAAAACATAAATCTAAGGAGTTCGTGGCAGCAGGGCTTCTGTATACAGGAGAATATAATGAAGTGTATTGTGAGACGTGTGAAGTAAAAATCAACGCTCCCAACGAGGACATTGATCCGTGGGTTTCTCACCATAATGCAAAGCCGGATTGCCTTTACTTGAACATAATACAAAAGTACGTACCCGGCCAATCGGTACCGCTCGAAGAGGAAAACAAATGTGACCTTACCAAATTCTTGTCGTTTGTAGCTACGTCCTACGATAAGGCACCTGCCGCGTTGAAAGCGAAAGCAGCAAGGCTTACTATGTCGGGGTTTTACTACACTGGGCGAGGCGACCAAATAGAATGTTGCAGCTGTAAAGAGACCTACGAAAGTTTACCTCGGGATGTGGATCCTTGGGAGTGGCATTTAAAATCGAAGCCAAATTGTGAATACGTTCAACTGGTGCAAAAATATGCGCTCATTGACGGTTCAGGTAGTCAAGACTTGCCAGCGAAAGTTGCGTCTTATGAGAAATCTCCTGAcgttttaaagaaaaattcgGGGCAATACGCAATGGCTGGTTTTTTCTACACGGGCTATTCCGATCGAGTGCACTGCCGTAGTTGCAACTTGACATTATCCGATGTTACAGATGCGACCGATCCTTGGAAAGAACATGCTAAGTTCCAACCAGATTGTGAATACATTACCATTGTCCAAAAATTCGGTATTCTGAATGCTATGAACCAACAAGATTTGCCGACGAATCTGGAATCATATAGCAAAGCACCCGCAGTGCTGAAGAAAGCGGCTCGAAGATGCGCCTTAGCGGGCTTTGTATACACTGGATACAGTGACCAAGTATTATGCCGTAGTTGCAATACATCTATTTCCGAATGGACCGAGCATGACGACCCCTGGGAAAAGCATATTACCAGTGCCCCAAATTGTAAATACGTTGAGACTCTGAAAAAGCACGAATTGATTGACTTAACAGATCAGGATTTACTGACGAAGATAACATCTTTTGAGTTAGCACCTAGAAATCTGCGGAAAATCAGAGGTCGATTTGCCTTGGCAGGTTTCTTCTACACAGGACAAGGTGATAGGGTGAAGTGTTATAGCTGTGGCTTCAATCAAGCCAATTGGCCAGATGAAACAGATCCGTGGCAAGAGCACCTTGACAATTCTCCGGATTGTAGATATGTTAAACTGCTTCAAGAGCATGATGTATTTCCACAAGAAGACAATATAAATGAGGATGACAGCGAAAATGAGACAATATAA
- the LOC119650315 gene encoding palmitoleoyl-protein carboxylesterase NOTUM has protein sequence MWINLNVSLVNIICLGTILAISTRTVESRAFGSINVTTPRQNLSIESNTIQRRIAEASPDTNRSLKRVFLSNRTVTCNDGSQAGFYLRKSAASKKWVVFLEGGWHCYDIKSCRARWLRLRHLMTSSQWPETRDVSGLLSPLPEDNPYWHTANHVLVPYCSSDSWSGTKSQSGTRDNWRFMGSLIIRQVIADLIPLGLGRGSGSELLLAGSSAGGLGVMLNLDKIKSFLHNEKKLKVTVRGVSDSGWFLDREPYTPGAVAASEAVRQGWKMWEGSLPEACTKHHSLEPWRCYFGHRLYPTLKSPLFVFQWLFDEAQMRADSVGAPVTPQQWNYIHDMGGALRASLDNVTAVFAPSCIGHSVLTKRDWLNIKIDEISLSEALKCWEQSTSKKRHNSKRGNGCKKNRKNCRKQNKNGNNLDKKMSGQKEPKRRHNKRNHKRSRSPTSLNEDNYAISDNRTHTQRPRHNKKRKNSGNGNRKNANSGQKRHQRRHNSLERQSDLQKCSLRLLERCSWPQCNHSCPTLTNPLTGEEIRFLELLASFGLDIEAVATALGVDMKTLNNMDRAELVNLLTQQVS, from the exons GTGAATATCATCTGTTTGGGTACGATCTTGGCGATCAGCACGAGGACCGTTGAGAGCCGCGCTTTCGGCTCGATAAACGTTACGACGCCGCGGCAAAACCTCTCCATCGAAAGCAACACCATCCAGCGACGAATAGCGGAGgcaagtccagacacgaatcgATCATTGAAGCGAGTATTCCTATCGAATCGAACAGTGACGTGCAACGATGGGTCGCAGGCAGGCTTTTACCTGCGGAAATCGGCTGCATCAAAGAAGTGGGTGGTGTTTTTGGAAGGCGGCTGGCATTGCTACGATATAAAGTCATGCAGAGCACGGTGGCTGCGATTGAGGCATTTGATGACTTCCTCTCAATGGCCGGAGACAAGAGATG TGAGCGGTCTCCTATCTCCTCTGCCTGAAGACAATCCCTATTGGCATACAGCTAACCACGTTCTTGTACCTTACTGCAGTAGTGATTCATGGTCTGGAACTAAATCACAATCAGGAACAAGAGATAACTGGCGCTTCATGGGTTCATTAATCATACGTCAGGTCATTGCCGATCTGATACCTTTGGGACTGGGCCGGGGATCCGGCTCTGAGTTACTTCTTGCCGGATCGTCAGCAGGTGGCCTTGGTGTCATGCTAAATTTAGATAAGATCAAATCCTTCCTTCATAACGAAAAGAAACTGAAAGTTACCGTAAGAGGTGTTAGTGATTCCGGATGGTTTCTGGATCGAGAACCGTACACTCCAGGGGCAGTTGCTGCTTCAGAAGCTGTTCGCCAGGGATGGAAAATGTGGGAAGGGTCACTCCCCGAAGCATGTACGAAACACCATAGCCTGGAACCTTGGAGATGTTACTTTGGACATAGACTATATCCAACCCTGAAAT CTCCACTCTTTGTGTTTCAATGGCTTTTCGACGAAGCACAGATGAGGGCAGACAGTGTTGGAGCGCCCGTAACGCCACAGCAGTGGAATTACATTCACGACATGGGTGGCGCCTTACGAGCATCGCTGGATAACGTGACGGCTGTGTTTGCTCCATCTTGTATTGGACACTCGGTCCTAACGAAGCGAGATTGGTTAAATATAAAAATCGATGAAATATCCTTGTCAGAGGCCCTGAAATGTTGGGAGCAATCAACAAGTAAAAAACGACATAATTCAAAGCGTGGTAATGGATgcaagaaaaatagaaaaaattgtCGGAAGCAGAACAAAAATGGTAACAATTTAGACAAGAAAATGTCCGGCCAAAAGGAACCAAAACGTCGTCATAATAAACGGAATCACAAGCGATCACGATCGCCAACGAGCTTGAATGAAGACAACTACGCTATTTCTGACAATAGAACGCATACTCAGCGGCCTAGACATAATAAAAAGCGGAAAAATTCAGGAAATGGAAATAGAAAGAACGCCAACAGCGGTCAGAAGCGACACCAGCGGCGACATAATTCCTTAGAACGGCAGTCTGACCTGCAGAAATGTTCGTTACGACTATTGGAGCGATGTAGTTGGCCTCAGTGCAATCACTCGTGTCCAACACTGACGAATCCTCTTACTGGAGAGGAGATCCGATTTCTAGAATTATTAGCGTCATTTGGACTGGATATTGAGGCTGTGGCCACAGCCCTGGGGGTAGATATGAAGACATTGAATAATATGGACCGAGCAGAATTGGTGAATTTGCTTACGCAGCAAGTTAGCTAG